Proteins co-encoded in one Brienomyrus brachyistius isolate T26 unplaced genomic scaffold, BBRACH_0.4 scaffold212, whole genome shotgun sequence genomic window:
- the LOC125728232 gene encoding interleukin-13 receptor subunit alpha-2-like, with protein sequence MIRVRYWTASILPLFLFIGNWNFCLGLSGFTIDPPADLHITDPGYLGWLRVGWALPSTLRNVTRCSVRFQLQYFNTYQDRWTTIRTTRLSFHAQFDLGKEVQVKVSTLLRGSCTNNSEILSPPSELVLQPPGGGNGPKIAGFGCIFHRKEFMECTWNETGEQPGPTQTSLFYWHKNMERALECPGYIFSGAERVGCGFPLDMLLEFSDFNILVNGSSSNRPLQPSYFSLQIQNLVKPSIIETLKVTAHPDRNVTVEWLPPEGRIYHSCLEFEVESQLDGIMERCITRELTCTFEASSRSETSCFRVRSRVHMFCADKGFWSDWSLPRCLSVPKITPDASALMKMVLACVLPVTILALLVAPLLLWTCRRTLKKRSCFLTPEKNMFTPFCGSPASSTEKLPFQLDKADVQLFQDGQSV encoded by the exons atgataaGAGTGAGATACTGGACTGCAAGCATCCTGCCTTTGTTCCTTTTCATTGGAAACTGGAACTTCTGCTTGGGATTAAGTGGATTCACAA TCGATCCTCCAGCTGACTTGCATATAACAGACCCGGGCTACCTGGGCTGGCTGCGCGTAGGATGGGCACTGCCGTCCACATTGAGGAACGTCACTCGCTGCTCCGTCCGCTTCCAGCTTCAGTATTTCAACACCTACCAGGACAGGTGGACG ACTATCAGGACGACTCGGCTGAGTTTTCACGCCCAGTTTGACCTCGGGAAGGAGGTGCAAGTGAAGGTGTCCACGTTGCTTAGGGGGTCTTGCACCAACAACTCGGAAATCCTAAGCCCACCTTCAGAGCTAGTCCTGCAGCCTCCCGGTGGAG GCAACGGGCCAAAGATCGCTGGCTTTGGCTGTATCTTTCATCGTAAAGAGTTCATGGAATGTACCTGGAATGAGACTGGAGAGCAGCCAGGACCCACCCAAACGTCTCTCTTCTACTG GCACAAGAATATGGAACGCGCCCTGGAGTGCCCGGGCTACATCTTCTCCGGCGCTGAAAGAGTTGGCTGCGGCTTCCCTCTGGACATGCTGCTCGAGTTCTCCGACTTCAACATCTTAGTGAATGGCTCGTCCAGCAACAGGCCCCTGCAGCCGTCCTACTTCAGCTTACAGATTCAGAATCTTG TAAAGCCATCTATTATTGAGACCTTGAAGGTAACGGCGCACCCTGATAGGAATGTCACCGTGGAATGGTTACCACCTGAAGGAAGAATCTACCACAGTTGTCTGGAATTTGAGGTGGAGTCCCAGCTGGATGGTATCATG gAGAGATGCATCACCCGGGAGCTGACCTGCACCTTTGAGGCGTCCAGTCGCAGTGAGACCAGCTGCTTCCGGGTCAGATCTAGGGTGCACATGTTCTGCGCAGACAAAGGGTTCTGGAGCGACTGGAGCCTTCCCCGTTGCCTGTCGGTTCCAAAAATAACACCAG ACGCCAGCGCGCTGATGAAGATGGTCCTGGCCTGCGTGCTGCCCGTCACCATCCTCGCTCTCCTCGTAGCCCCTCTCTTGCTGTGGACCTGCAGGAGAAC GCTGAAGAAGCGGAGCTGCTTCCTGACTCCCGAAAAGAACATGTTTACCCCTTTCTGCGGCTCGCCGGCTTCTTCCACTGAAAAGCTGCCTTTTCAGCTGGACAAAGCTGACGTCCAGCTGTTCCAGGACGGCCAGAGCGTTTAA